Proteins co-encoded in one Methylomonas albis genomic window:
- a CDS encoding DedA family protein — protein sequence MDWLHYLIDILLHIDKHLANIISEYGALTYAILFLVIFVETGFVVMPFLPGDSLLFAAGAFVAMDAFNLPVLLGVLGFAAILGDTLNYWIGRSIGQRAYSLSWVNREHLDRAQAFYDTYGGKTIVLARFVPIVRTFAPFVAGIGKMPYRYFILYNIVGGVAWVLICVFAGYFFGNIPLVKKNFELVVLGIVLISIFPIVVEVWKARKQARQ from the coding sequence ATGGACTGGCTACACTATCTGATCGACATTCTGCTGCACATCGATAAACATTTGGCCAATATCATTAGCGAATACGGTGCGCTGACCTATGCCATCTTGTTTTTGGTGATTTTTGTGGAGACCGGTTTTGTAGTAATGCCGTTTTTGCCTGGGGATTCGCTGTTGTTTGCCGCTGGCGCGTTTGTGGCGATGGACGCTTTCAATCTTCCGGTATTGCTTGGGGTGCTGGGGTTTGCGGCAATATTGGGCGATACCCTTAATTATTGGATAGGCCGCAGCATTGGTCAGCGCGCTTATTCGCTGAGCTGGGTAAACCGTGAGCATCTTGATCGTGCCCAAGCGTTTTACGATACCTACGGTGGCAAAACCATCGTGCTGGCCCGCTTTGTACCGATCGTGCGCACCTTTGCGCCGTTCGTGGCCGGAATAGGCAAAATGCCTTACCGTTATTTCATTTTGTATAACATTGTCGGCGGGGTCGCGTGGGTATTGATCTGCGTGTTTGCCGGCTATTTCTTCGGCAATATTCCGCTGGTCAAGAAAAACTTCGAGTTAGTGGTGCTAGGGATCGTGCTGATTTCGATCTTTCCGATCGTGGTTGAAGTTTGGAAAGCGCGTAAACAAGCCAGGCAATAG
- a CDS encoding AI-2E family transporter: MVQMSDSQRWFVLTFILAFGGLLYLLAPVLMPFAFAAILAYLGDPVVDRLETLQFRGWHLNRTMAVMVVFSGIIFSIAALLIVVIPAVEYQIGEFIDKLPSYLNWINKSVVPILQKYLGRTIRPLREDQLLNLIKSHWQAGEGAAENLLQSVSHSGAVVVGWVMNLVLIPVITFYLLRDWDKLMAQIHDLFPRRFAATVTKLASEADDVLGAFMRGQFYVMLALGIIYSVGLWLVDLELALVIGMIAGLVSFVPYMGAITGIVFACMAALLQFQDAMHLLPVLMVFGVGQSMEGMLLTPWLVGNKIGLHPVAVMFAVLAGGRLFGFLGVLLALPVASVIMVLLRHIHERYTFSGFYSND, translated from the coding sequence ATGGTACAGATGAGCGATTCGCAAAGATGGTTTGTGCTGACATTTATACTGGCGTTCGGCGGCCTGCTGTATCTGTTGGCGCCGGTGCTGATGCCGTTTGCGTTTGCGGCTATCCTCGCCTACCTTGGTGACCCTGTAGTAGACCGGCTGGAAACCCTGCAATTTCGCGGTTGGCACTTGAATCGGACCATGGCTGTCATGGTGGTTTTTTCCGGCATCATCTTTTCCATAGCCGCGCTGTTGATCGTCGTCATTCCAGCCGTGGAATATCAGATCGGCGAATTCATCGACAAACTGCCGTCTTACCTGAATTGGATTAACAAATCAGTCGTCCCTATCTTACAAAAATATCTGGGCCGTACTATTAGACCCTTGCGGGAAGATCAGTTGCTCAATCTGATCAAGAGCCACTGGCAAGCTGGCGAAGGTGCCGCCGAAAATCTGCTCCAATCGGTTTCGCATTCCGGTGCCGTGGTCGTCGGTTGGGTAATGAATCTGGTGTTGATTCCGGTGATCACTTTTTATCTGCTGCGGGATTGGGATAAATTGATGGCGCAAATTCACGATCTGTTTCCGCGCCGCTTTGCCGCCACGGTCACGAAGCTGGCCAGCGAAGCCGACGATGTGTTGGGTGCCTTCATGCGCGGCCAGTTTTACGTGATGCTGGCGCTAGGCATCATTTATAGCGTCGGCTTGTGGTTGGTCGATCTCGAGTTGGCCTTGGTGATAGGCATGATAGCCGGTTTGGTCAGTTTTGTGCCGTATATGGGCGCTATTACCGGTATCGTTTTCGCCTGCATGGCGGCGCTGCTGCAATTTCAGGATGCGATGCATTTGTTGCCGGTTTTAATGGTTTTTGGGGTGGGGCAGAGCATGGAAGGCATGCTGCTGACGCCCTGGCTGGTGGGGAATAAAATAGGTCTGCACCCAGTAGCGGTGATGTTTGCTGTGCTGGCAGGAGGTCGGCTGTTTGGGTTTTTAGGCGTGTTGTTGGCTTTACCGGTGGCGTCGGTGATTATGGTGCTGCTACGGCATATCCATGAGCGCTATACCTTCAGCGGTTTTTACAGCAACGATTAG
- a CDS encoding DUF6164 family protein has product MTILFFSLRGVPADEADDVRQLLADNDIEFYETSPGNWGISTPAIWLYQREDLDNARQLFDEYQQQRALAQQALYRQTKAQGEYHGFLRHNLNKPLRFLGYSLVIGLVFYVSVKWLFELGL; this is encoded by the coding sequence ATGACGATTTTATTTTTCTCGCTGAGAGGCGTACCCGCAGACGAAGCCGACGATGTCCGCCAGTTACTGGCCGACAACGATATTGAGTTTTATGAAACGTCGCCCGGCAATTGGGGCATTTCCACGCCGGCTATTTGGCTTTATCAACGCGAAGACCTTGATAACGCCAGACAATTATTCGACGAATATCAACAACAGCGCGCCCTAGCTCAACAGGCGCTGTATCGGCAAACGAAGGCCCAAGGCGAATACCATGGCTTTTTGCGCCACAATCTGAACAAACCCCTCCGATTTCTCGGCTATAGTCTGGTCATCGGCCTGGTTTTTTACGTGTCGGTGAAATGGTTATTCGAGCTAGGCCTTTGA
- a CDS encoding TIGR02647 family protein: MVLTDELVAEIKFLSLFNLESVQEGVKVHGNADPVLIDAAQRLFDKGLVTQHDGGYLTDLGIEVTEHAQRMLTILKTN, encoded by the coding sequence ATGGTTTTAACCGACGAATTGGTCGCGGAAATTAAATTTTTATCCTTGTTCAATCTGGAGTCCGTACAAGAAGGCGTCAAGGTGCATGGAAATGCTGATCCGGTGTTGATTGATGCGGCTCAACGCCTGTTCGATAAGGGGTTGGTGACCCAGCATGACGGTGGGTATCTGACCGACTTGGGTATAGAAGTGACTGAGCACGCTCAACGGATGTTGACGATATTGAAGACAAACTAA
- the mutM gene encoding bifunctional DNA-formamidopyrimidine glycosylase/DNA-(apurinic or apyrimidinic site) lyase, which produces MPELPEVETSRRGIAPHITGKVFKAVIVRHPQLRWPVPESLTSDLPGQRLDSVERRGKYLLLTTQRGTLILHLGMSGNLRITTPEQAVRKHDHIDFIFADDTVLRFNDQRRFGAALWTTEDAMMHPLLATLGPEPLSTAFDAAYLRLRATNRAVPIKSLIMDSHVVVGVGNIYASEALFLAGVKPVRAAGELTVLECEALVAAIKTVLQQAIDKGGTTLRDFSNAEGKPGYFKQSLQVYGRGGQACLRCEEPIQQLKIGQRASYYCSKCQR; this is translated from the coding sequence ATGCCGGAATTACCCGAGGTTGAAACCAGCCGGCGCGGCATAGCTCCGCATATTACCGGAAAAGTCTTTAAAGCCGTCATTGTGCGTCACCCTCAATTGCGTTGGCCGGTTCCCGAGTCTTTGACAAGCGATTTACCCGGCCAGCGCCTGGACAGTGTCGAGCGGCGCGGCAAATATTTATTGCTGACCACGCAACGCGGCACACTGATCCTGCATTTGGGCATGTCGGGGAATTTGCGTATCACCACGCCCGAGCAAGCCGTTCGCAAGCACGACCATATAGATTTCATTTTTGCTGACGACACGGTATTGCGCTTTAACGACCAGCGCCGATTCGGCGCGGCGTTATGGACTACTGAAGATGCGATGATGCATCCCTTACTGGCAACGCTGGGGCCTGAACCCTTATCGACAGCATTCGATGCGGCCTATCTGCGGCTGCGCGCGACAAACCGCGCCGTACCGATCAAGTCATTAATTATGGACAGCCATGTTGTGGTGGGCGTGGGGAATATTTATGCCAGCGAAGCCTTATTTTTAGCAGGCGTAAAACCTGTTCGTGCCGCCGGGGAACTGACTGTACTGGAGTGCGAAGCATTGGTTGCGGCAATTAAAACCGTGTTGCAACAAGCCATCGATAAAGGCGGCACGACCCTGCGCGACTTTAGCAATGCCGAGGGTAAACCGGGGTATTTCAAACAATCCTTACAAGTGTACGGTCGAGGTGGGCAAGCCTGCTTGCGCTGCGAGGAGCCGATTCAGCAACTTAAAATAGGTCAACGCGCCAGCTATTACTGCAGCAAATGCCAACGTTAA
- a CDS encoding ATP-binding SpoIIE family protein phosphatase, which yields MNQSNPFSKPAQTSIVLLEDDGTNSNADSLQGELLAQDFRCAAAASADDVIARLTTASVDLLIIACREWPWQRVVEMREAADSYLPIILIADDLTDTLLDHCAAVEIDAVICRPVNHRLLLLKIRSSLKLGELYQREREQKNQLLDYWQTSDLEHEVAAKLFNNVLKAGFLETEAVKVVMSPLALFNGDLVLVAKTPENHLHVLLGDFTGHGLSASIAATPLADIFYGMTRKGFDINEIVTEINAKLYQMLPVNRSLAASVIALYPESSSLKSITCGLPEHFLVNHADNSFLAIRSLNIPLGIQATIDIEEQLHRVSENDSLYLLTDGIFEAENAQGELFGGERILSAIRQSKRDDIKNLQASLEVHTGGTVQKDDNSLVILSCAVDSVPWGRREVRQPMHSIAATTWKQMMEFDIDSLRLINPVPVMVNTLMEIQGLQNYRQDIFMIVSELFANALDHGLLGLDSSLKSSPEGFMRFYARKDQCLQQLKQGRIRLLFIHQPTEQGGRLIVKMRDSGMGFDWHARTSALDSNQAYCGRGISLLETLCSSLVYHGCGNRVTAVFDWQR from the coding sequence ATGAATCAGTCGAATCCATTTTCTAAGCCGGCTCAGACCTCGATTGTGTTGCTAGAGGACGATGGGACGAATTCAAATGCGGATAGTTTGCAGGGCGAGTTGCTTGCGCAGGATTTTCGTTGTGCGGCGGCGGCGAGCGCCGATGATGTGATAGCGCGGCTGACAACTGCTTCGGTCGATTTATTGATCATTGCCTGCCGTGAGTGGCCCTGGCAACGGGTAGTCGAGATGCGCGAAGCGGCCGATTCCTATTTACCTATCATACTGATTGCCGATGATTTGACCGACACGCTGCTGGATCATTGCGCTGCGGTTGAGATCGACGCAGTAATTTGTCGACCGGTCAATCATCGTTTATTGCTGTTAAAAATTCGTTCATCCCTAAAACTGGGTGAGTTATATCAGCGAGAGCGTGAGCAAAAAAACCAATTGCTCGACTATTGGCAAACATCCGACCTCGAACATGAGGTGGCGGCGAAACTGTTCAACAATGTCTTAAAAGCCGGTTTTCTAGAAACCGAAGCCGTGAAAGTGGTGATGTCGCCTTTGGCCTTGTTTAACGGTGATTTGGTTTTGGTTGCCAAAACCCCGGAGAATCATTTGCACGTGCTCTTGGGCGATTTTACCGGTCACGGTCTGTCGGCATCGATAGCCGCAACGCCGCTGGCCGATATTTTCTATGGTATGACGCGCAAAGGTTTCGACATTAACGAAATCGTCACCGAGATTAACGCCAAACTGTATCAAATGTTGCCGGTAAACCGTTCTCTAGCGGCCTCGGTGATAGCGCTTTACCCCGAGTCATCGTCGCTGAAAAGCATTACCTGTGGGTTGCCCGAACATTTTTTAGTCAACCATGCCGATAACAGTTTTTTGGCGATACGTTCCTTGAATATTCCGTTGGGTATTCAGGCAACAATTGACATCGAAGAACAGTTGCATCGGGTCAGCGAGAACGACAGTTTGTATCTGCTGACAGATGGCATTTTTGAGGCGGAAAATGCCCAAGGCGAGCTTTTTGGCGGGGAACGTATTCTCAGCGCTATCCGCCAAAGCAAACGCGATGATATTAAGAATCTGCAGGCGAGCCTTGAGGTGCATACGGGCGGTACGGTTCAAAAAGATGACAATAGCTTGGTTATTTTAAGTTGTGCGGTCGATAGCGTGCCCTGGGGACGCAGAGAGGTGCGGCAACCCATGCACAGCATTGCCGCGACGACCTGGAAGCAAATGATGGAGTTTGATATTGATAGTCTGCGGCTTATCAATCCGGTGCCGGTAATGGTCAATACCTTGATGGAGATACAGGGCTTGCAGAATTATCGTCAGGATATCTTCATGATAGTCAGCGAATTGTTCGCGAATGCGCTGGATCACGGATTGCTGGGCTTGGATTCCAGTCTGAAGAGCAGTCCGGAAGGCTTTATGCGTTTTTACGCGCGGAAAGACCAGTGCTTGCAACAACTTAAGCAGGGCAGAATCCGCTTATTGTTTATTCACCAACCGACTGAACAAGGCGGTCGCTTGATCGTTAAAATGCGCGACAGTGGAATGGGCTTTGATTGGCATGCGCGCACTAGCGCACTGGACAGTAATCAGGCCTACTGCGGTCGCGGAATTTCTTTGCTGGAGACTTTATGTAGCAGCCTGGTTTATCACGGCTGCGGAAATCGGGTGACCGCCGTTTTCGATTGGCAGCGTTGA
- a CDS encoding DUF3530 family protein, with product MRGTVVLGMWLTVSTLVFATDSRREQDYATDIQQQLSMGQAIWLKSAGKTYLALYTEAEKTDNSQVAIILHEMGEHPDAKPLIHRLRTTLPVHNWATLAVQMPVRESGAQSEDYYPLFDEARERIDAAVEHLLKSGAKHIAIVGYGMGALMAAYRLADKPNDVMALVSISLPVPQTTAVQAQSLDLIKKVQLPFLDVYAEFDLPAVLDSARQRRMAGKDNPVYRQIRMDGEDHGYQQDYDLLVKRVYSWLTTTVSED from the coding sequence ATGCGTGGAACGGTGGTATTAGGCATGTGGTTGACAGTCTCGACTTTGGTGTTCGCGACTGATAGCCGCCGGGAACAGGATTACGCGACGGACATTCAGCAACAGTTGTCTATGGGGCAGGCGATTTGGTTAAAATCCGCTGGCAAAACCTATCTGGCGCTCTACACTGAGGCGGAAAAGACCGACAATAGTCAGGTTGCCATCATATTGCACGAGATGGGCGAGCATCCCGATGCCAAGCCCTTGATTCATCGCTTGAGAACCACGTTGCCCGTGCATAATTGGGCTACGCTAGCTGTACAAATGCCTGTCAGGGAAAGCGGAGCGCAGTCTGAAGACTATTATCCGCTGTTCGACGAGGCGCGTGAGCGTATTGATGCTGCTGTCGAGCATCTACTGAAAAGCGGTGCGAAGCATATTGCGATTGTCGGCTACGGCATGGGTGCTTTGATGGCGGCGTATCGGCTTGCCGATAAACCCAATGATGTGATGGCGCTGGTATCGATTAGCTTGCCGGTGCCGCAAACTACCGCAGTGCAGGCGCAAAGCCTCGATTTGATTAAAAAAGTGCAATTGCCTTTTTTGGATGTATATGCCGAGTTTGATCTACCGGCAGTGCTCGATAGCGCCCGGCAACGGCGCATGGCCGGCAAGGATAACCCGGTGTATCGGCAGATAAGAATGGATGGCGAGGACCACGGCTATCAACAAGATTACGATTTGCTTGTAAAGCGCGTATATAGTTGGCTGACCACTACGGTCAGCGAAGATTAA